In Clostridium sp. DL-VIII, the following proteins share a genomic window:
- the ileS gene encoding isoleucine--tRNA ligase: MYNKVDASKGTVNMEKDIAKLWTENDIIQKSFDSNQDGEYFTFYDGPPTANGRPHVGHILTRVMKDIIPRYKVMKGYKVLRKAGWDTHGLPVELEIEKKLGISGKGQIEDFGVEKFVKECKDSVFSYVSLWKEMSEQLAFWVDMDDPYVTYHDNYIESEWWALKQMWNKGLLYKGHKVMPYCPRCGTALSSHEVAQGYKDVKDLTATVKFKVKGEANKYILAWTTTPWTLPSNLALCVNKSYTYCEVKAHDEVYILAKDLVEKVLGEREHEIVKEFKGEELLGVEYEQLMPFAKVEGKAFVVIHGDYVTLSDGTGIVHIAPAYGEDDSFVAKKNGIAFVNLVDASGNFVPEVTPWAGKFVKKCDESIVKYLEENNKLFSAQKHLHSYPHCWRCDTPLLYYPKDSWFVAMTKMRDKLVENNNKINWYPDNIRTGRFGKFIENVIDWGISRDRYWGTPLPIWQCECGHQECIGSREELESMATTDCKGIELHKPYVDGIKLKCPHCGKEMKRTHEVIDCWFDSGSMPFAQWHYPFENKETFEKNFPAQFISEAVDQTRGWFYTLLAISTCLFDTNSFENCIVLGHVLDKKGLKMSKHKGNVVDPFEVLNSQGADATRWHFYTASAPWLPTRFSIDDVGEAQRKFLGTLWNVYSFYVLYAEIDKFNPTKYADFVSDNVMDKWIISKLNTLIETVDEGLNIYKITQSALAIEDFTDELSNWYVRRNRARYWSQELTNDKIGAYVTLHKVLTTLVKVAAPFVPFMTEEIYQNLVVNLDKNAPESVHLCVWPEVDKAAINKELENEMDLAYTLVKLGRSARNSANVKNRQPLSEMLISTKSLPEYYGDIVKEELNIKKVELGADLSKYVNFEIKPNLPVIGKMYGKLIPQIKKAISEKNQMELAQKIQNGGSEAIDVNGTEIVLTNENLLVTMQGLEGYAFAGEGELGVVLDTTITPELQEEGHVREIISKIQNMRKDKGFEVADRINLYVSDNDMLIDVIRKFEETIKKETLTSEVIYNKQADYSETVINGETLNMNVEVTK; this comes from the coding sequence ATGTACAATAAGGTAGATGCATCAAAAGGCACCGTCAATATGGAAAAAGATATAGCAAAGCTTTGGACGGAAAATGACATTATACAAAAAAGTTTTGATTCAAATCAAGATGGAGAATATTTTACTTTTTATGATGGTCCTCCAACAGCAAATGGAAGACCTCACGTGGGTCATATTTTAACAAGAGTTATGAAGGATATTATCCCAAGATACAAAGTTATGAAGGGATATAAGGTTCTAAGAAAAGCAGGATGGGATACTCATGGTCTTCCTGTAGAATTAGAGATAGAAAAGAAGCTTGGAATTTCAGGAAAAGGACAAATTGAGGACTTTGGCGTAGAAAAGTTTGTTAAAGAATGTAAGGATAGTGTATTCTCATATGTTAGCTTATGGAAGGAAATGTCTGAGCAATTAGCTTTCTGGGTTGATATGGATGATCCATATGTAACGTATCATGATAATTACATTGAATCAGAGTGGTGGGCTTTAAAACAAATGTGGAATAAGGGTCTTTTATACAAAGGTCATAAGGTAATGCCTTACTGTCCAAGGTGTGGAACAGCTCTTTCATCTCATGAAGTAGCTCAAGGATATAAAGATGTTAAGGATTTAACTGCAACTGTTAAATTTAAAGTTAAAGGAGAAGCTAACAAGTACATATTAGCTTGGACAACAACTCCTTGGACATTACCATCTAACTTAGCATTATGTGTTAATAAGTCATATACATATTGTGAAGTAAAAGCTCACGATGAAGTCTATATTTTAGCTAAAGACTTGGTAGAAAAAGTTTTAGGAGAAAGAGAACATGAAATAGTTAAAGAATTTAAAGGTGAAGAATTACTGGGAGTAGAATATGAACAATTAATGCCTTTTGCAAAAGTTGAAGGTAAAGCATTTGTAGTAATTCATGGAGACTATGTAACACTATCAGATGGTACTGGTATAGTTCATATTGCACCAGCTTATGGTGAAGATGATAGCTTTGTTGCAAAGAAAAATGGAATTGCTTTTGTGAACTTAGTAGATGCAAGTGGTAACTTTGTTCCAGAAGTTACACCATGGGCAGGTAAGTTTGTTAAGAAATGTGATGAAAGTATAGTTAAATACTTGGAAGAAAATAATAAATTATTTAGTGCACAAAAACATCTACATTCATATCCACATTGTTGGAGATGTGATACACCACTTTTATATTATCCAAAGGATAGCTGGTTTGTTGCAATGACTAAAATGAGAGACAAACTAGTTGAAAATAATAATAAAATTAATTGGTATCCTGATAATATTAGAACAGGAAGATTTGGTAAGTTCATTGAAAATGTTATTGACTGGGGTATTTCAAGAGATAGATACTGGGGTACACCACTTCCAATATGGCAATGTGAATGTGGCCATCAAGAATGTATTGGAAGCAGAGAAGAATTAGAATCAATGGCTACTACAGATTGTAAGGGGATAGAATTACACAAACCTTACGTAGATGGAATAAAGTTAAAATGTCCACACTGCGGTAAAGAAATGAAGAGAACTCATGAAGTAATTGACTGCTGGTTTGATTCAGGATCAATGCCTTTTGCACAATGGCACTATCCATTTGAAAATAAGGAAACTTTTGAAAAGAATTTCCCAGCACAATTTATTTCAGAAGCAGTTGACCAAACAAGAGGATGGTTCTATACATTACTTGCCATTTCAACATGTTTATTTGATACAAATTCCTTTGAAAATTGTATCGTATTAGGGCATGTTTTAGATAAAAAAGGACTTAAGATGTCTAAACATAAAGGAAATGTTGTAGATCCATTTGAGGTATTAAACAGTCAAGGGGCAGATGCTACAAGATGGCATTTCTATACTGCAAGTGCACCATGGCTTCCAACAAGGTTTTCAATAGATGATGTTGGAGAGGCTCAAAGAAAATTCTTAGGAACATTATGGAATGTATACTCATTCTATGTTTTATATGCTGAAATAGATAAGTTTAATCCAACTAAGTATGCTGATTTTGTTTCAGACAACGTAATGGATAAATGGATTATATCTAAATTAAATACTTTAATTGAAACTGTTGATGAAGGTTTAAATATTTATAAGATTACTCAATCAGCGTTAGCTATTGAAGATTTTACTGATGAATTATCAAATTGGTATGTAAGAAGAAATAGAGCAAGATACTGGTCACAAGAATTAACAAATGATAAGATAGGTGCTTATGTAACACTTCACAAAGTATTAACAACTTTGGTTAAAGTAGCAGCGCCATTTGTACCATTCATGACTGAAGAAATTTATCAAAATTTAGTTGTAAATTTAGATAAGAATGCACCTGAAAGTGTTCATTTATGTGTTTGGCCAGAAGTTGATAAAGCAGCTATAAACAAGGAACTAGAAAATGAAATGGATCTAGCATATACACTTGTTAAACTTGGAAGAAGTGCTAGAAACTCAGCTAATGTTAAAAACAGACAGCCACTTTCTGAAATGCTTATTTCAACAAAGTCTCTTCCAGAATACTATGGAGATATTGTAAAGGAAGAATTAAATATTAAAAAAGTTGAATTAGGAGCAGATTTATCTAAGTATGTTAACTTTGAAATAAAACCTAATCTTCCTGTTATAGGTAAGATGTATGGTAAGCTAATTCCACAAATTAAAAAGGCTATTTCAGAAAAGAATCAAATGGAATTAGCTCAAAAAATTCAAAATGGTGGAAGTGAAGCTATTGACGTTAATGGAACAGAAATAGTTCTTACAAATGAGAATCTTTTAGTAACAATGCAAGGCTTAGAGGGATATGCATTTGCAGGAGAGGGTGAACTAGGAGTTGTTTTAGATACAACAATTACACCTGAGCTTCAAGAAGAAGGTCATGTAAGAGAGATAATTTCAAAGATTCAAAACATGAGAAAAGATAAAGGCTTTGAAGTTGCAGATAGAATAAATCTCTATGTATCAGACAATGATATGTTAATAGACGTCATTAGGAAGTTTGAAGAAACAATTAAAAAAGAGACTTTAACTTCTGAGGTTATTTATAACAAGCAAGCTGATTATTCAGAAACAGTTATAAATGGAGAAACACTAAACATGAATGTTGAAGTAACAAAATAA